A region from the Arthrobacter roseus genome encodes:
- a CDS encoding ester cyclase, with translation MSREVNLDAQKKLGELLNNHEVDRLDEVFDNNVVDHDPAPEQAPGGQGIKDFWNQFLSAFPDLKIQPEAQVADEEHVTVVLTVTGTHQGTFQGIEPTGKRFTARGIQVGRFANGKIVERWGATDVAGILNQLGQ, from the coding sequence ATGTCACGTGAAGTAAACCTCGACGCCCAGAAGAAGCTCGGCGAGCTGTTGAACAACCACGAGGTTGACCGGTTGGACGAAGTCTTCGACAACAACGTAGTCGATCACGATCCCGCACCCGAGCAAGCGCCAGGTGGCCAGGGCATCAAGGACTTCTGGAATCAGTTCCTCAGCGCATTCCCAGACCTTAAGATCCAGCCAGAGGCCCAGGTCGCCGATGAAGAACACGTGACCGTGGTCCTCACAGTAACCGGCACACATCAGGGCACGTTCCAGGGTATTGAACCCACCGGAAAGCGCTTTACCGCCCGTGGCATCCAGGTGGGCCGTTTTGCCAACGGCAAGATCGTGGAGCGCTGGGGCGCAACCGATGTAGCTGGAATTCTGAACCAACTGGGTCAGTAG
- a CDS encoding DUF3817 domain-containing protein has product MSPRKLFRAVAFAEAVTWTLLIIGLILKYVTETTEIGVRIGGGIHGFVFLCYVVVTVFLWVNQKWPAKTGALAVVSAIVPYATIPVEKSLDHRGMLDGGWRLAEGGEEPHGFIETLQAWVLGHLLLAVVIAVVAVAVVFSVLLLLGPPGEWFN; this is encoded by the coding sequence ATGTCTCCCCGCAAACTGTTCCGCGCCGTCGCCTTCGCTGAGGCGGTGACGTGGACTCTGCTGATCATCGGGTTGATTCTTAAGTACGTCACTGAGACCACGGAGATTGGGGTCCGCATCGGCGGTGGCATTCACGGGTTCGTATTCCTTTGCTACGTCGTCGTCACTGTGTTCCTTTGGGTGAACCAGAAGTGGCCGGCGAAAACTGGCGCGCTCGCCGTCGTATCCGCCATCGTCCCGTATGCCACCATCCCGGTGGAGAAGTCGCTCGACCACCGGGGAATGCTCGATGGCGGGTGGAGACTGGCCGAAGGTGGCGAGGAACCGCACGGATTTATCGAGACACTGCAGGCGTGGGTGCTGGGTCATCTGTTACTGGCTGTTGTTATCGCCGTGGTTGCCGTGGCCGTAGTCTTCAGCGTCCTGCTGCTGCTGGGCCCGCCCGGAGAGTGGTTCAACTAA